In the uncultured Methanobacterium sp. genome, one interval contains:
- a CDS encoding DUF429 domain-containing protein, which translates to MKIMGIDLAGKVDNPTGICILNVDESKGYEIDMGTLYTDEEILEKINRVQPSLIVIDAPLSLPKGRCCLEKECECAVGGHFRQSEREIRRYGSVLPLTFTGMKMLTLRGVGLARALSDKFQLKETHPRTAGKILNWENLEKNLQNYFHLPPDPTEHELDAAIAALTGFFYIDDCFLELGDDDEGTIILPKGKDCLEILEKLKRLGKFKNTREV; encoded by the coding sequence ATGAAAATTATGGGCATAGATCTAGCTGGCAAGGTGGATAATCCCACTGGGATATGCATTCTAAATGTAGATGAAAGTAAAGGGTATGAGATTGATATGGGTACACTGTACACTGATGAAGAAATTTTAGAAAAAATAAACAGAGTACAGCCTTCTTTAATTGTAATTGATGCTCCATTATCCTTACCAAAAGGGCGCTGCTGTCTGGAAAAGGAATGTGAATGTGCAGTTGGAGGTCATTTTCGCCAATCCGAACGTGAAATTCGTCGTTACGGTTCAGTTCTACCCTTAACATTTACTGGAATGAAGATGCTGACCTTAAGGGGTGTTGGTCTGGCCAGGGCTCTTTCAGATAAATTTCAGTTAAAGGAAACCCACCCACGTACAGCTGGGAAGATTTTGAATTGGGAAAATCTGGAAAAAAATTTGCAAAACTATTTTCATCTTCCTCCAGATCCCACTGAACATGAATTGGACGCTGCAATTGCAGCCTTAACTGGATTTTTTTATATTGATGATTGTTTTTTAGAATTGGGAGATGATGATGAAGGGACTATTATTCTTCCCAAGGGGAAGGACTGTTTAGAAATACTGGAAAAGTTAAAAAGACTGGGGAAATTTAAAAATACTAGGGAAGTTTAA
- a CDS encoding SAM-dependent methyltransferase, which produces MLILIIIIALSMLWPLAIGAAYSPSSRKVVQKMLHLAEVNADDVVYDLGSGDGRIVIEAARKYQALGVGVEADPLRVILSRLKIIKGGLQHQVKIIWGNLFHQNLSPATVVVLFLWGRTNEKLKDKLQEELKPGTRVVSYVWKFKGWKPVKVDEKEDIYLYIIE; this is translated from the coding sequence GTGCTCATTTTAATTATAATCATTGCGCTTTCCATGCTTTGGCCCCTGGCCATAGGAGCAGCTTATTCTCCTTCATCCCGGAAAGTGGTCCAGAAGATGCTTCACCTGGCCGAAGTAAATGCTGATGATGTGGTCTATGATCTGGGATCAGGTGATGGTCGAATAGTAATTGAAGCTGCCCGCAAATATCAAGCCCTGGGAGTGGGAGTGGAGGCGGATCCTTTAAGAGTGATCCTGTCCAGATTAAAGATCATTAAAGGAGGATTACAGCATCAGGTGAAGATTATCTGGGGGAACTTATTCCACCAGAATCTCAGCCCGGCCACGGTAGTTGTTCTATTTCTGTGGGGGAGAACAAATGAAAAATTAAAGGATAAACTACAGGAAGAACTTAAACCTGGAACCCGTGTTGTATCCTACGTGTGGAAGTTTAAGGGATGGAAACCAGTTAAGGTAGATGAAAAAGAGGATATCTATCTCTATATCATTGAGTAA
- a CDS encoding cache domain-containing protein, translating to MNKTLLIGVILMVLVAAGGVFYQQQSENRQKTELVTMVDQAVELIESQGESGFPELRSSSWVHNDSYVFVWRLDGVRVVYPPDPSGEGKNMTDLLDSQGKPIGKLFIQTAENGSGWVDYMWPKPGEKTPSLKITYIKRAQYQNQTYLVGSGVYI from the coding sequence ATGAATAAAACACTACTAATTGGGGTTATTTTGATGGTACTGGTAGCTGCAGGTGGGGTTTTCTACCAGCAACAATCAGAAAACAGGCAAAAAACAGAACTAGTTACAATGGTGGATCAGGCAGTAGAGCTTATAGAATCACAGGGGGAATCAGGGTTCCCAGAGCTTCGTAGTTCTTCCTGGGTTCATAATGACAGTTATGTTTTCGTGTGGAGATTAGATGGTGTCCGAGTAGTTTACCCTCCGGATCCAAGTGGTGAAGGTAAAAACATGACAGATCTACTGGATTCCCAGGGAAAACCCATTGGAAAACTATTTATCCAAACTGCAGAGAATGGAAGTGGTTGGGTAGATTACATGTGGCCTAAACCAGGGGAAAAAACACCTTCACTGAAGATAACCTACATAAAAAGAGCACAATACCAGAATCAAACTTATCTGGTGGGATCAGGGGTTTATATTTAA
- a CDS encoding transposase produces the protein MISEIYYSPVYSGVSKQLNLLDFNFKNSKIQCLKSVLNKNSELKENKLVKFIERTYYYVKIAINKYSNAFSNHLYSQHALFTILAMKIYTKSTYREIIDFIDVSDVIKRYLRIKKVPHFTTIQKFFKRLPSEQIREINHLILSLNDIKADIIALDGSGFTNDYADKYYAKIRQKERKSYIKNHLTIDVKTRLILYYQTSRGPKYDTQFAKPALRQIKKYKPDYIVADKAYDTEPIRKCINEELKAFDQIPLKNRAKKGQYRLKSPTIFRNKIYAKRNNIESIFSTIKRKFNGTNHSRSTKLSNKETKLKNTIYNIYRTTQIN, from the coding sequence ATGATTAGCGAAATCTATTATTCCCCTGTTTATAGTGGAGTTTCAAAGCAATTAAATCTTTTGGATTTTAATTTTAAAAATTCTAAAATTCAATGTTTAAAAAGTGTTTTAAACAAGAATAGTGAATTAAAAGAAAATAAACTGGTGAAATTCATCGAAAGAACGTATTATTATGTTAAAATAGCGATAAATAAGTATTCTAATGCTTTTTCAAATCATTTATATTCACAACATGCTTTATTCACGATATTGGCAATGAAAATTTACACAAAATCAACATATCGTGAAATAATTGATTTTATTGATGTTTCAGACGTAATTAAGAGATATTTGAGAATAAAAAAGGTTCCGCACTTTACAACGATCCAAAAATTTTTTAAAAGACTACCTTCAGAACAAATTAGAGAAATTAACCATTTAATATTATCATTAAACGATATTAAAGCAGATATAATAGCATTGGACGGCTCTGGTTTTACGAATGATTATGCAGACAAGTATTATGCAAAAATACGGCAAAAAGAAAGAAAAAGCTACATAAAAAACCATTTAACAATAGACGTAAAAACACGCCTTATTTTATATTATCAAACATCACGTGGACCAAAATACGACACACAATTTGCAAAACCTGCATTAAGACAAATCAAAAAGTATAAACCAGATTACATAGTAGCAGACAAAGCATATGACACAGAACCAATAAGAAAATGCATAAATGAAGAACTCAAAGCATTTGACCAAATACCACTCAAAAACAGAGCAAAAAAAGGACAATACAGACTAAAAAGCCCAACAATATTCCGAAACAAAATATACGCAAAAAGAAACAATATAGAAAGCATATTTTCAACAATAAAAAGAAAATTCAACGGCACAAACCATAGCAGAAGCACAAAACTATCAAACAAAGAAACCAAACTCAAAAACACAATATACAACATCTACAGAACAACACAAATCAACTAA
- a CDS encoding helix-hairpin-helix domain-containing protein translates to MDLRDIKGIGDKLATKIINHFGSQDEFLRAASNYEVYRLASMEGVSQRRAVEIINAVLGNPTEEFLKTERSVQIYEEIIQCIVKYANTEYAKNRVLLLSPGKNPETIQENLKMVMEAKEKVASLPRDDLKALFKNVNFSKTSKPKYDTSKAILVESTEDYTSLMDRGLNQRAQILNIQEVGSLDEFELVVYVYRDGVLELDDAPNLAMVNCDAEDLEIIPETVLSYYQENQVLLENILKIREILGHPSVLRDVLKIMSSIETSSVDEKVFDSAVSQAKDKADKQLEEAIKKVDLSGQEVLDLLNKGMSPKIQEIFDEILKEVVKEIKDDTGVSFDPFIQKYPLEIDEQELERVKKQEMGKKEVKAFEERVNVASKLQMLKADVEAEIQEVLEFDYKFTLGCFAYYYDLHPPLVSDGFSFEEGLHLNLALEDPSQVQRINYSLESPDNVVLLTGANSGGKTTLLETLAQISIMSQMGLPVCARQARVKLVDELYFFSKKRSLDAGAFESFLSTFMPIVVREEEKLILLDELEAITELEAAVKIISSFITFIQDSKSFAIIVTHMAQEILKNTDVRVDGIEAQGLDEEYNLIVDRTPRMNYFARSTPELILKMVYQRSDGKLKDIYGKMLERF, encoded by the coding sequence TTGGATTTACGTGATATCAAAGGCATTGGTGATAAGTTAGCCACAAAGATCATTAACCATTTTGGGAGCCAGGATGAATTTCTCAGGGCTGCCAGTAACTATGAGGTGTATCGGCTGGCAAGTATGGAAGGAGTTAGCCAGCGCCGTGCAGTGGAAATCATCAATGCGGTTCTGGGTAATCCCACTGAAGAGTTTCTGAAAACTGAAAGATCCGTACAGATCTATGAAGAGATAATTCAGTGTATAGTAAAGTATGCCAACACAGAATATGCTAAAAATCGGGTTCTGCTTCTGAGTCCGGGTAAAAACCCGGAGACAATTCAGGAAAATCTAAAAATGGTCATGGAAGCTAAAGAGAAAGTAGCCAGTCTCCCCAGAGATGATCTTAAAGCTCTTTTTAAAAATGTGAACTTCAGCAAGACTTCCAAACCAAAATATGACACATCAAAGGCTATATTGGTGGAATCAACAGAAGATTACACCAGTTTAATGGATCGTGGACTTAATCAGCGCGCCCAGATACTCAATATCCAGGAAGTAGGCAGTCTGGATGAATTCGAACTGGTAGTTTACGTTTACCGGGATGGTGTTCTGGAACTGGATGATGCACCCAACCTGGCCATGGTCAACTGTGATGCAGAAGACCTGGAAATTATTCCAGAAACAGTTTTATCATATTATCAGGAGAATCAGGTTCTTCTGGAGAATATTCTAAAAATCAGAGAAATACTGGGCCATCCCTCTGTTTTAAGGGACGTATTAAAAATAATGAGCTCTATTGAAACTTCATCTGTTGATGAAAAAGTATTTGACAGTGCTGTGAGCCAGGCCAAAGACAAGGCAGATAAACAATTGGAAGAGGCCATAAAGAAAGTTGACTTGTCAGGTCAAGAAGTTCTGGACCTTCTAAACAAGGGCATGTCACCAAAAATTCAGGAAATTTTTGATGAAATTCTTAAAGAAGTGGTTAAAGAAATTAAGGATGATACTGGAGTGAGTTTTGATCCTTTTATCCAGAAGTATCCCCTGGAAATAGATGAACAGGAACTGGAAAGAGTTAAAAAACAGGAAATGGGAAAAAAAGAGGTTAAAGCCTTTGAAGAAAGGGTTAATGTTGCATCCAAACTCCAAATGCTCAAGGCGGATGTCGAAGCAGAAATCCAGGAAGTACTTGAATTTGATTACAAGTTCACCCTGGGCTGCTTCGCCTACTACTATGATCTACACCCACCCCTGGTGAGTGATGGATTCAGCTTCGAAGAAGGATTACACCTTAATTTAGCACTGGAAGATCCTTCCCAGGTACAGCGTATCAATTACTCCCTGGAATCTCCAGATAATGTGGTTCTCCTCACTGGTGCCAACAGTGGAGGTAAAACCACCCTGCTGGAGACTCTGGCTCAGATCAGTATCATGAGCCAGATGGGACTACCGGTATGCGCCAGACAAGCCAGGGTTAAACTGGTTGATGAACTTTATTTCTTCAGTAAAAAGCGTTCACTTGATGCAGGAGCTTTTGAATCATTCTTGAGCACGTTCATGCCAATTGTAGTGCGTGAGGAAGAGAAATTAATTCTTTTAGATGAGCTGGAAGCCATAACTGAACTGGAAGCTGCAGTGAAAATAATTTCAAGCTTTATAACTTTTATACAGGATTCCAAATCCTTTGCAATTATTGTAACCCACATGGCCCAGGAGATACTTAAAAACACCGATGTCAGGGTGGACGGTATTGAAGCCCAGGGATTGGATGAAGAGTATAACCTGATTGTGGATCGTACACCCCGGATGAACTATTTTGCCAGGAGTACACCAGAACTGATTTTGAAAATGGTTTACCAGAGATCAGATGGTAAATTGAAGGATATCTACGGGAAGATGCTGGAAAGGTTTTAG
- a CDS encoding UbiA family prenyltransferase: MNPYLEILRPGNAIMAVIAIFLMAVISGKFTLEALMAAVVVFVVTGAGNSINDYFDHKIDAINKPERPIPSGRISLKTALIYSISLFALGIILAFLINILLGIIALLSSILMIFYARDLKTKCLIGNMSISFLTGLCFVFGGIAVNEILVSIYLGFFAFLMTMAREIVKDMEDVEGDKLEGAATLPIIHGMRISSILAAIFMILASLGSPLLYFIGIFSVFYLPVLFVAIIIFLYCAVSILKDQSTGNAGKVSKRIKLGMAITFVAFAVGSPFLASLW; the protein is encoded by the coding sequence ATGAACCCCTATCTGGAGATATTGAGACCTGGAAATGCAATCATGGCAGTTATCGCCATTTTCTTAATGGCAGTAATCAGTGGTAAATTCACATTGGAAGCATTAATGGCCGCAGTAGTGGTTTTCGTGGTTACCGGGGCAGGGAACAGCATCAATGATTATTTTGATCACAAAATCGATGCCATAAACAAACCAGAACGACCCATTCCTTCGGGAAGAATTTCCCTAAAAACAGCATTAATCTATTCAATTTCTTTATTTGCCCTAGGAATAATCCTGGCATTCTTAATTAACATATTATTGGGGATAATTGCATTACTAAGTTCAATTTTAATGATTTTTTATGCTCGTGATCTTAAAACAAAATGTTTAATTGGAAACATGAGTATTTCATTTTTAACTGGGTTATGTTTTGTTTTTGGGGGCATAGCCGTGAATGAAATACTAGTCTCTATTTATCTTGGGTTTTTTGCCTTCCTGATGACCATGGCCCGGGAGATCGTCAAGGACATGGAAGATGTGGAAGGGGATAAATTAGAAGGGGCCGCCACACTCCCTATAATTCACGGTATGAGAATATCCTCCATTTTGGCAGCAATTTTCATGATTTTGGCTAGCTTGGGGAGTCCTTTGTTATATTTCATTGGTATTTTCAGTGTCTTTTATTTGCCAGTACTATTTGTGGCTATTATAATCTTCCTGTACTGTGCAGTATCCATATTAAAGGATCAATCCACTGGAAATGCTGGAAAAGTATCCAAAAGAATTAAATTAGGCATGGCCATTACCTTCGTGGCCTTTGCAGTGGGTTCGCCATTTTTAGCATCTTTATGGTAA
- the mer gene encoding 5,10-methylenetetrahydromethanopterin reductase, whose translation MKFGIEFVPNEPIDKIVKLVKLAEDVGFEYAWITDHYNNKNVYETLALIADGTETIKMGPGVTNPYVRSPAITASAITTLDELSNGRATLGIGPGDKATFDALGIEWTKPVSTIKDAIVMMSTLMSGGKTESGANLMGTKAVQEKIPIYMGAQGPMMLKTAGGFSDGALINASNPKDFEAAVPLIKEGAAAEGKSISDVDVAAYTCCSIDDDAGKALGAAKIVVAFIAAGSPPPVFERHGLAPDTGAKFGAFLGKGDFGGAIGAVTDELMDAFSVVGTPADFVPKIEALGEMGVTQYVAGSPIGPDKEKSIKLLGEVIDNF comes from the coding sequence ATGAAGTTTGGTATTGAATTTGTCCCAAATGAACCTATAGACAAGATTGTAAAGCTTGTCAAACTAGCAGAAGATGTCGGTTTCGAATACGCTTGGATCACCGACCACTACAACAACAAAAACGTGTACGAAACACTGGCATTAATTGCCGACGGAACTGAAACCATCAAGATGGGTCCTGGTGTAACCAACCCATATGTGAGAAGCCCAGCTATAACTGCTTCCGCAATCACAACCTTAGATGAACTATCCAACGGAAGAGCAACCCTAGGTATTGGCCCTGGAGACAAGGCAACCTTCGATGCTTTAGGAATTGAATGGACTAAACCTGTGTCCACCATCAAAGACGCAATCGTCATGATGAGCACTCTAATGTCCGGTGGAAAAACCGAAAGCGGCGCAAACCTAATGGGTACCAAAGCAGTCCAAGAAAAAATCCCAATTTACATGGGAGCTCAAGGACCAATGATGCTCAAAACCGCTGGAGGATTCTCAGACGGTGCATTAATTAACGCATCAAACCCAAAAGACTTTGAAGCAGCTGTACCTCTCATAAAAGAAGGAGCAGCAGCAGAAGGTAAATCCATCTCTGACGTGGACGTTGCAGCATACACTTGCTGTTCCATAGATGATGACGCTGGTAAAGCATTAGGCGCAGCAAAAATCGTTGTAGCCTTCATCGCAGCCGGATCCCCACCACCAGTCTTTGAAAGACACGGACTAGCACCTGACACAGGAGCTAAATTCGGTGCATTCTTAGGTAAAGGTGACTTCGGTGGAGCAATCGGAGCTGTTACCGACGAACTTATGGACGCATTCTCTGTCGTAGGAACCCCCGCAGACTTCGTACCAAAAATCGAAGCTCTCGGAGAAATGGGCGTAACCCAGTACGTAGCTGGTTCCCCAATCGGTCCTGACAAAGAAAAATCCATCAAACTGTTAGGAGAAGTTATAGACAACTTCTAA
- a CDS encoding CDGSH iron-sulfur domain-containing protein, with amino-acid sequence MVENNQLKNKMKIKIVKNGPYIVSGGVHLYEQIIITDEAGHTKDLVDEKEFPLQDTYTLCRCGKSKNKPYCDGTHNDINFDGTETASRKPYIEKAEIFEGPQLRLTDAHEFCDHSRFCMRSGGIRNLIEKSDDPEAKQTAIEEAMICPSGRLVLWDKKTEKPFEKEFKPSIVLVRDEQKKCQGPLWVRGGILIESSDGTLYEVRNRVTLCRCGKSENKPYCDGSHWMNAEQKLKFRKKWGLDDPK; translated from the coding sequence ATGGTTGAAAATAATCAGTTGAAAAACAAAATGAAGATTAAAATCGTTAAAAATGGCCCATATATTGTTTCCGGTGGTGTTCATCTATATGAGCAAATAATAATCACTGATGAAGCGGGTCACACTAAAGACTTAGTTGATGAAAAAGAATTTCCTCTACAAGATACTTATACCCTCTGTCGGTGTGGGAAATCTAAGAATAAACCATACTGTGATGGCACGCATAATGATATTAATTTTGACGGTACTGAAACTGCCAGTAGGAAACCCTATATTGAAAAAGCTGAGATATTTGAAGGTCCCCAGCTCAGGTTAACCGATGCACATGAATTCTGTGACCACTCCCGTTTCTGCATGAGATCAGGGGGTATCAGGAATTTAATCGAGAAATCAGATGATCCTGAAGCCAAACAAACCGCAATTGAAGAAGCCATGATATGTCCCTCAGGAAGACTGGTCTTGTGGGATAAAAAAACTGAAAAGCCATTTGAAAAGGAATTTAAACCATCTATTGTACTGGTTCGTGATGAACAGAAGAAATGCCAGGGACCACTATGGGTTAGGGGTGGAATACTAATTGAGTCTTCTGATGGCACCCTATATGAGGTCCGTAACCGGGTAACGCTCTGTCGCTGTGGAAAATCCGAGAACAAACCCTACTGTGATGGCAGTCACTGGATGAATGCCGAACAGAAATTAAAATTCAGAAAGAAATGGGGATTGGATGATCCTAAATAA
- a CDS encoding sulfite exporter TauE/SafE family protein: MELVVYILILLFTGAFVGFASGLLGIGGGFIMVPVQFFLLTALGSDPDTALRVAFATSLAVILPTALSGALGHWRRGAVMIVPAILLGLTGLVGGIFGAGISSFTPAAILSFIFGLLALGSALWMLMSRYPEVKEKPSNSKESYLFWGFLGGFSSGLLGIGGGVVMVPLLNILLKFPIHKAIGTSTAFIIFASIGGIITYIFTGMNTTGLPPYSVGYVSLIQFVALAGTSIPMARVGVRAAHKLPDKELKYLFAALLIYIALKMMGVFQWLNLPL, translated from the coding sequence ATGGAATTAGTCGTCTATATATTGATTCTTCTATTCACCGGTGCATTTGTTGGATTTGCTTCAGGTCTACTTGGAATTGGTGGTGGTTTTATTATGGTGCCAGTTCAGTTCTTCCTTCTCACTGCCCTGGGGTCTGATCCTGACACTGCCCTCAGAGTGGCATTTGCCACCAGTCTGGCTGTGATTTTACCAACTGCCCTAAGTGGGGCGCTGGGGCACTGGCGCCGTGGAGCAGTTATGATTGTTCCTGCAATCCTCCTGGGACTAACAGGGTTAGTGGGTGGTATTTTTGGTGCAGGAATATCCAGTTTCACTCCTGCTGCAATATTAAGTTTCATATTTGGGTTACTGGCACTGGGTAGTGCCTTGTGGATGTTAATGTCACGATATCCTGAAGTAAAAGAAAAACCATCAAACTCCAAAGAGTCATACCTTTTCTGGGGGTTTCTGGGAGGTTTTTCATCAGGACTCCTGGGGATTGGTGGCGGAGTGGTCATGGTACCGTTACTGAACATTCTCCTGAAATTCCCAATTCACAAGGCCATCGGGACATCCACTGCATTCATTATATTCGCATCCATTGGTGGAATCATAACCTACATCTTCACCGGTATGAACACCACAGGTTTACCTCCCTACTCAGTGGGATATGTTAGTTTAATACAGTTTGTGGCTTTAGCTGGTACCAGTATTCCAATGGCCAGAGTAGGAGTTAGAGCTGCTCATAAACTACCTGATAAAGAGTTAAAATATCTATTTGCAGCCCTTTTAATATACATTGCTTTGAAGATGATGGGGGTATTTCAATGGCTGAATTTACCTCTTTAA
- a CDS encoding U32 family peptidase: MSQINIPELLAPAGSIESLKSGVNAGADAVYLSGKRFGARQFARNFSLNEMEEAIEYAHLRGVKVYVTVNTLIKESELPLVSENLLKLYSLGVDAIIVQDLGVASLARQLVPDLDLHCSTQMTIHNPQGVNWAAENGFKRVVLAREMSLEDIAKTARQMKKSIELEVFAHGAICYSYSGQCFLSSFIGGRSGNRGMCAQPCRKQYQLILAETDKYGKYKEGKEIPLKEHYLLSTRDLAIYSNLDRISAAPIDSIKIEGRMRHQEYVANVVKIYRDALDLIAKGKWIVQETELSKLKMSFNRGLTKGWMMGASYDSMIGRSNPGNRGLYLGKVTSYNKTSGETIIKTKTRVKPEQGDGILFKQPKNLGKSDNLWGTILEHSPEVKKDNLLLKLRKRVEIGSNVYITRRKSMVTAADELVNNPQLPHRIPVDIQMDWNRELVPLIRVNALPPWRENLEITFESDFAMEKAIKRPLSPETIVKQLQKTGGTPFIIRNISLNYPGDLFTPIGNLNHLRRQILDKITEKILDTYRPSSEEIGIIQNHLVQLKKDLNLENTNWNNRNLEDGSIRESINVVNLTSADLTEEIPFKLINLAIYVNCISSLEAALQAGCNRIYFQPKIDIKGNKKFQGPIPCLKHSPDYDNYFEMMGLSLMEAANLCQEYDSVLVWKWPEITSVKFINSAIDLLSVLPEKTIKGVMVGGTGALWALHNNPYSINLHGSTGLNIWNHLTASELCSKEEPFKNEHSEDDYSKNEHVIGEYSKIKPVLKSITLSPELSQKELKMVVSQIKNKNLDCQLEFLVQGNLEALVSEDCLLCGFKDKDIVKNYENSPYQFLGIKDFKNRIFPVETDAECRTHISNSVELCLVDHIHHLSGMGFNSLVIDSRNKPADYAHTMVSLYQKALDLTITHDTKLKNKLNSLKNQVKKISNGGITTGNFLRGVHDDP, from the coding sequence ATGTCTCAAATCAATATACCCGAACTTTTAGCGCCTGCCGGTTCCATAGAATCACTTAAATCCGGTGTGAATGCCGGAGCTGATGCTGTTTACCTTTCAGGTAAGCGGTTCGGTGCCAGGCAATTCGCCCGTAATTTTAGCCTGAATGAAATGGAAGAAGCCATAGAATATGCTCATTTACGAGGGGTTAAAGTTTATGTGACTGTAAACACCCTGATTAAGGAATCTGAACTCCCCCTGGTGAGTGAAAATCTTCTCAAGCTTTACAGTTTGGGAGTAGATGCCATTATTGTGCAGGATCTGGGTGTGGCCAGTCTGGCCAGGCAACTGGTACCTGATCTTGACCTGCACTGCTCTACCCAGATGACCATTCACAATCCCCAGGGTGTGAACTGGGCTGCAGAAAATGGTTTTAAAAGGGTGGTTCTTGCCAGGGAAATGTCCCTGGAAGACATTGCGAAAACTGCCAGGCAAATGAAAAAAAGCATAGAACTGGAAGTATTTGCCCACGGGGCAATTTGCTATTCTTATTCAGGTCAATGTTTCCTTTCATCGTTTATAGGCGGTAGAAGTGGTAATCGAGGCATGTGTGCCCAGCCATGCCGTAAACAATACCAATTAATCCTGGCAGAGACAGATAAATATGGGAAATACAAAGAAGGGAAAGAAATTCCCTTAAAAGAGCATTATCTGCTTTCAACCAGGGATCTTGCAATTTATTCTAATCTGGACAGAATATCAGCAGCTCCAATTGATTCTATAAAAATAGAAGGTAGAATGAGACATCAGGAGTACGTTGCTAATGTAGTTAAAATATACCGGGACGCACTGGATTTGATAGCAAAGGGGAAATGGATAGTGCAGGAGACTGAGCTTTCAAAACTTAAAATGTCCTTTAACCGGGGTTTAACCAAAGGATGGATGATGGGTGCATCTTACGATTCCATGATAGGAAGGAGTAATCCTGGTAACCGGGGTTTATACTTGGGAAAGGTCACCAGTTACAATAAAACCAGTGGCGAAACCATTATAAAGACCAAAACCAGGGTAAAACCAGAGCAAGGAGATGGAATTCTTTTTAAACAACCTAAAAATCTGGGAAAATCCGATAACCTGTGGGGAACTATTCTTGAACATTCACCAGAAGTAAAAAAAGATAATTTGCTGTTAAAACTCAGAAAACGAGTTGAAATAGGAAGTAACGTTTATATAACCCGAAGGAAATCTATGGTAACTGCAGCAGATGAACTGGTAAATAACCCCCAGTTACCCCACAGAATTCCTGTGGATATTCAGATGGATTGGAACAGAGAACTGGTTCCCCTAATCCGAGTCAATGCATTGCCCCCATGGCGAGAAAATCTTGAAATTACTTTTGAATCAGATTTTGCAATGGAAAAGGCAATAAAACGACCATTATCCCCTGAAACCATTGTAAAACAGTTACAAAAAACAGGTGGCACTCCCTTCATTATCCGAAATATATCTCTTAATTACCCTGGAGATTTATTCACACCCATTGGTAATTTGAATCATCTGAGGAGACAAATTCTGGATAAAATTACTGAAAAAATATTAGATACCTACCGGCCATCATCAGAAGAGATTGGAATAATCCAGAACCATCTGGTTCAATTAAAAAAAGATCTCAATTTAGAAAACACCAATTGGAATAACCGCAATTTGGAAGATGGTTCTATCAGAGAATCTATAAACGTAGTTAATTTGACCAGTGCTGATTTAACTGAGGAAATCCCATTTAAATTAATTAATCTGGCCATCTACGTAAATTGTATCTCTTCATTGGAAGCTGCGCTTCAGGCAGGTTGTAATAGGATTTATTTCCAACCAAAAATAGATATTAAAGGTAATAAGAAATTTCAAGGTCCAATTCCTTGCCTAAAACATAGCCCGGACTATGATAATTATTTTGAAATGATGGGCCTGTCTTTGATGGAAGCAGCAAATCTCTGCCAGGAATATGATTCTGTTTTAGTATGGAAATGGCCAGAAATTACCAGTGTAAAATTCATTAATAGTGCTATAGACCTTTTAAGTGTTTTACCTGAGAAGACCATCAAGGGAGTGATGGTTGGTGGTACCGGTGCCCTGTGGGCGTTGCATAACAATCCGTATTCAATTAACTTGCATGGTTCTACTGGTTTAAACATCTGGAACCATCTCACTGCAAGTGAATTATGTTCCAAAGAGGAACCCTTCAAAAACGAGCATTCCGAAGATGACTACTCCAAAAATGAACATGTCATAGGTGAGTATTCCAAAATTAAACCTGTTTTGAAGAGTATTACCCTATCCCCGGAACTATCCCAGAAAGAGTTGAAAATGGTGGTTTCACAGATCAAAAATAAGAACCTTGATTGTCAACTGGAATTTTTAGTCCAGGGGAATTTAGAGGCTTTGGTGAGTGAAGACTGCCTTTTATGTGGGTTTAAAGATAAAGATATTGTTAAAAATTATGAAAATTCACCTTATCAGTTTTTAGGAATAAAAGATTTTAAAAATAGGATCTTTCCAGTTGAGACCGATGCCGAGTGCAGGACCCATATTTCAAATTCAGTGGAATTATGCCTTGTTGATCACATCCATCACCTCAGTGGAATGGGTTTTAACAGTCTAGTTATTGATTCACGGAATAAACCCGCAGATTACGCTCACACCATGGTCTCACTCTACCAAAAAGCACTGGATTTAACCATAACCCACGACACGAAGCTGAAAAATAAGTTAAATTCCCTCAAAAACCAGGTTAAAAAGATATCCAATGGAGGAATTACCACTGGGAATTTCCTGAGGGGTGTGCATGATGATCCTTAA